The following are from one region of the Nicotiana tomentosiformis chromosome 7, ASM39032v3, whole genome shotgun sequence genome:
- the LOC138895549 gene encoding uncharacterized protein: MPPVAPVQHEIRVAASEAEQLRLERYKKYNPTIFSRLASDDALGFLEGCHRILRTMGIMEMSGVSFTTFQLSGAAYQCWRAYELSSPDEEASLTWTQFSEMFLRAYVPQSLRNARSAEFEKLRQGAMTVSEYAICFSELARNAPTLVATFRERVRRFIEGLHPSIQTSMDMELDIDITY, from the coding sequence atgcccccagtggctccggttcagcatgagatcagggtagctgcttctgaggcagagcagctcagacttgagaggtacaagaagtacaacCCAACTATTTTCAGtagactagcttcagatgatgctctgggttttcttgaggggTGTCATCGTATACTCCGCACTATGGGAATtatggagatgagtggggtttctttcaccactTTCCAGCTGAgtggagcagcatatcagtgttggcgtgcctatgagttgagtagtccagaCGAGgaagcctcactcacttggactcagttttcagagatgttcttgcgtgcgTATGTTCCCCAGAGCCTCAGGAATGCTAGGAGcgcagagtttgagaagttgcgtcagggtgctatgactgtgtcagagtatgcaatctgtttcagtgagttagctcgcaaTGCACCGACTCTGGTTGCTACattcagagagagggttcgtcgctttattgagggactccaccccagtattcaaACCAGTATGGACATGGAGTTGGATATTGACATCACTTAttag